ACCTTCCGCTCCTCCTATGTCTCGAAACTGAGTCTTCAACAAACGGGAGCTTATCTTTAACTGGGAACTATGGTTGAACACTCAATCAAAATAGAAGAAGCGAAGGGAGCAGTATCCCTTCGCTTCTTTTCGTTTATTTACTGATGAATTAAATCTTTCGCATCCGCGTATTCGAGTCCCTGGGCTTCCGCAACGGCACGGTAAGTAACGTAACCTTCAAGTGTATTTATTCCTTTAAAGAGAGATTCATTCTCCTGGCAGGCTTTTTTATAGCCTTTGTTAGCTAACTGCAAGGCATAAGGAACGGTCACATTCGTCAATCCAATCGTGGATGTTCTAGGTACAGCTCCGGGCATATTAGCCACAGCATAATGGAGCACACCATGTCTTTCATAAGTAGGGTTATCGTGAGTAGTAATTCGATCTGTTGTTTCAAAAATACCGCCTTGATCAATAGCCACGTCTACTATAACAGAACCTTCCTTCATCGATTTAACCATATCTTCGGTAACCAGTTTCGGAGCCTTGGCTCCGGGGATGAGAACTGCTCCAATTACCAGGTCTGACTCTGCCAATGATTCCTGAAGATTTAAGGGGTTCGACATAAGAGTGTTAATATCTGAACCGAAAATATCATCCAATTGCCTTAATCTTTCCGGGTTTAAATCAATGATTGTGACATCTGCCCCAAGACCCATGGCAATCTTTGCAGCATTAGTTCCGACAACACCGCCTCCAATAACTGTTACTCGGCCTCTACGTACTCCTGGAATTCCACCGAGAAGAATTCCTTTACCACCATGAGAACTTTCCAGAAATTGTGCTCCAATTTGAGAAGCCATTCTCCCAGCTACCTCACTCATAGGGGTAAGAAGCGGAAGAGATCCATTGGGGGCTTGCACCGTTTCATAGGCAATCGCTATTACATTTTTCTTAACTAAAGCTTTCGTAAGTTCAGGCTCAGGTGCCAGATGCAAGTAAGTAAATAATATAAGACCATCAAAGAAATATTCATACTCCTCAGGAAGTGGTTCTTTAACCTTCATCACCATTTGCTGACTCCATGCTTCCTTGGCAGATAATACAATGCTTGCTCCCGCTTCCTTATATTGAGCATCAGTAAAACTAGAGCCAGTTCCTGCATTAGTTTCTACAAAAACTTCATGACCTGCGTTGGTCAAAGTTACAACTCCTGCAGGCGTCATCGCTACTCTGTTTTCATTATTTTTAATCTCTCTTGGCACTCCAATTTTCAAGGCCGTTCAACCTCCTATTCCATTCTCTCTATTTATCGATTTCCACTATAACATGATTATTCAATAGAAAGTAGATGTTTATTTTGAAAGCCCTTTCATTGTATCAAAACAGGACCTAAATGGTTACCTTTTATCAAATATTGAAATATTCAGTTTTCACCTGTACCTGTGGATCACATCGACACCGCCCGTAACCTCATATATAGCTCCTGTTATCATATCCGAGTCTTCATGGCACAAGAACTCAATAGTACGGGCTATATCTTCCCCTGTGCCCGGTCGTCCAATCGGAGTACACCCATCCTTTGTTTTTCGCCCATTCTCGATGGTGGATTCTTTCCACTCCCCCACAATATTTCCAGGACACACCATATTAGAAGTAATGCCATACTCAGCTTCTTCGTAAGCGACCGTTTTAGTAAGAGATACAAGACCAACTTTTGCAGCAGCAAATGCAGACCGGTAAATCCAACCAGAAGCCGAACCAGCTCCTTGAAAACCATAATTTATAATTCGTCCAAAACACTGCGCTCTCATGTAAGGAACCGTCAGTTTCATTAAATGGAAAACGGCATCAAGATTTCCTTTGACCATAGAGTTCCACTCTTCCGTAGAATAATCCATCAATTTTTTACGTTCAAATATATAAGGTCCCGCATTATTAATTAAATAATCTATTCTTCCAAACCTTTGAATGGTTTCTTGGATTAAAGTCTGTAAATCCTGTAGTTCTGTCACATCAGCTTTCATTATATGGATCTTGTCCTTCTTCTCCGGGAATTCTTCATACAACGTCATGGCTGATTTTTTATCATTTAAATAGGTGACAGTCACTGATATGTCTTTCTTAATGAACTGCTCAGTAACTTTCCTGCCCAAACCTTTAGATCCAGCGGTTATAATCGCATGCCTCATTTTCAATCCCCCCACATTGATCTTTTACTTTCATACTATTTATTTACAAGCCCCCCTGCCTTATGTACAATAAAATGCGGCAGAGAGGACGTGGATGTAATGAAGGCAGCTGCCTCACGTAAAGAGTTAATTGAAACGATCGGTTTAGAAGCGGTTCCAAAAAAAAGACAAAACACTTCATGGTATCGCTTTGCATTTATCCAAATTGCCGTAGCGGCCAATGCAGGGAATTTTCTAGTACCTGCACTGGCCGTGCTGGAAGGTGGTCTATCCTTTTGGAACGGGGTTCTTACAACATGTATCGGAGCAATTTTGGGTTTCTTATTTGTCTCTTATTTATCGTTACCCGGGGCTCGTTTAGGAATCCCTGCGCAATACGCCATACGCACAATTCTCGGAGTGCAGGGAGCTCGTTTTCTCTCATCTCCTATTCGAAGTATAACCTCCCTCTATTGGTTTAGCGTACAGACCATAGGCGGTACATATGTCATTCAGCAGCTTTTCATTCGGATGACAGGCCAAGAGGTGCCTTTTTTACTGTTCTCAATCCCTTTATCTATACTGATGGTAATCCTGGCCATAATAGGTTTTGATGCTGTAAAAAAAGCCACCACTTACTTTCTTCCCCTCCTTTTACTTGGAGAGTTTACGATTATATATATATACTTTACTACAAATCACGGGGACACCGCATGGTTTACATTCCAATTGGAGCCTATGCAGGGTTCTTTAACCACTATGTTTTTCTATGCCAGCTTGGCTTTTGTACAATATGTCTCTGGCGTAAGTGCTTCTGCCGATATGACCCGCTATGCAAAAACTCCGGCCCATGGGTTCTGGGGATTGCTCATAGGAAATGGGATCGGCTTCTTTATTACAGCCTTAATCGGGTGTGCATCCGCCTATTTATTCCATGATATTAACCCTTATGTATCTTCAAGCGGTCAAACAGACTCCCCTGTTATTATTGGTATAATCACGTTAACCGCAGTAGTGTCCATGATTTCGATTAACATTAGCAATGCTTATACCGGAGGATATAGTTTACTAAATACTTTCAGCCGTCTGACGCGCGTTCAAAGTGCGGTCATGTTTGGATTTCTAGGGGTCTTATTAAGTGGCTTCCCCTCACTGGTCAATGAAGCTGAATCTTATATTTCATTACTCGGAGGTTTGATCATACCAATTTCTGCAGTCATCTCAGGCGATTATCTAATCGTTAAACGACTGCATCTGGATAAAAAAGCTATTGAGCAATTAACGAAAACATCGAGTATTAACCCTTATGCTTTGATTTTTATCATTCTTGGAAGTCTCATGTATTTCAGTTTTCCTGACAACTGGTCGCCTGGGTTTATCACATTTACAGTATTAATGGTTACCTATCCATGGTTTATGAAACATAAGACGTGGAGCTAGTAAGATCAGTAATCAAACACAATAATCCCACCCCGTTTTAATAGGAGGTGGGATTATCTTTTTACTGGCTTGACTTTTTCTTCGGCTCATCATTCTTTTTTATGGACTGATAACTTTCATTCAGTGGTGCAGTCATTTCTCTCTCTAACTTTTGTTCACGTTCTATCGGATTTTCTGGTTTCTTCATTTTCTCACCTCTTTCTTAAAGTTCACAAAACTCACTAAATTATGCTTGAATTATAAGTCTAAATCAAAATAGAACATGATATAATAAAGGTGAGAAATAGGAAGGGGGCATTCATAATGGCATTCGAGTACAAAGATATTGTTGTAGCAGTGGATGGTTCAGAAACCGCAGAGGGTGCTTTCAAAAAAGCAATTGATATTGCTAATCGAAATGATGCTAAGCTGGTTCTAGCACACGTAGTAGACACTCGAGCTTTTGCTACGGTAGAGGCTTACGATCGTTCTTTAGCCATACGTGCAGAAAAGTACGCGACGGATTTATTGAATGATTATAAGTCTAAAGCTGAGAAAGCCGGCCTTACCAATGTAGAAATAGTTGTGGAGTATGGTTCCCCAAAAATTAAAATTGCTAAAGATGTGGCCCCAAAACATAATGCAGACCTTATCATATGCGGGGCTACCGGTCTAAATGCCATGGAACGCTTTTTCATTGGTAGTGTTTCCGAGCATATTACCCGTTATGCCACTTGTGATGTCCTTGTCGTACGTCCTGAAAAACCAGTTGTAGAAGAATAATAATAACCCCCATCTTAATTGATGGGGGTTATTATTATTCTTCTTTATTAATTTCTCGTACAACATGCGAGATTTCCGGCAGTATCAGACGGTCCATAGCGAGTTTTACCGCACCGCTTGACCCTGGCATCGAAAAAATAGCTGTTTTCTCACTAACTCCTGCAGTTGCTCGAGATAAAAGAGCAGCTGAACCTATATCTTCATTATAGCTCAGCATGCGGAATAGCTCACCGAAACCGGGGATCTCTTTTGTAATTAATGCTTGAACGGCTTCAATCGTCACATCTCGCTCTGCAATACCCGTTCCTCCATTTAAGAGAACTACGTCTATATCCGGGTCAGTCAATCCTAGTTTAACAGCCTCTGCTATTCTCTTTTGATCATCCTTAACAATCTTATATTCATTAACCCTGTGCTGAGATTTTTCTGTAAGTTTTTCGATAATAATCTTTCCGCTTTTATCTGTATCTATATTTCGTGTATCACTTATGGTAAGAACCATGCATCTTACCGATGAAGGAGCTTCTCTTTTATGATCTTCGACTGCCATCACGCTCTTCCCCCTTATGATCCAGCAAGTACCGATATTGATAAAATTTCATTGCAAAATCAGTTACTTGTCTTGTTAAATGGTAATTGGAATAAGCTCCTATCGCTATACTTATAAAAGGAAGACCCTGAAAGATTTTTTTGCGGAACATTACAATAAACATCGATTTGAAACATTGTTTAATGGGCTGTTCAAGCCATGATTCATTTGTAAGCTGATCGTTCCCTTCAAAAACATAAGGATGTTCATTACGATTTACTTCATCCATCAACTCATCCCACGCGTGGACCTGAAGCCGTTTAGGCAGCGTAGCTGCGTGAAAAACCTTTAGAGAAATCATCATTTCATAAGGGTGATTCATTTCATGACCAAAAGTCAAACCAATCAACTGCACGGCACGAATGTTCATTACCATCATTAGAGGATAGTCAAGCCCGAGTAACAGCCACCCTCCTGTACCGGTCAGTCCGCCTTGCGCAAAAGAGTACAGCCTGCCTCTTGCAATTTGCTGCTGAGCAATGTAACTTAGCTGATCTACACTAAGCATCCTCTTCATGTCTGTAATGTTCTCAATTTCTTCTGAGAATACCCGGCCTACAGATAAAATCCGCTGCCTTGCTTCATTCTGAAAAGATGTGCCTTGCAAAAAAGCGTGCGTATGAAAAAACCAAGCGTCGAGTTTTGAAAAAAACTTTTCCTTTACGTCTGGATCCAAATTATAAAAACTTTGGTTGATCCAATCATCATAAATCATTTCAAAGTCGTTGGGCTGGTACCCCCGGTACTGCTCAAGCCAACTATCTACATCTTTTGCTACCCGTTCATAAGTCATGAACAACACCCCCCCACCGGTTCACTCTTCTTATTATTGTAGCCCGAATGTTCAAAAAAAAGCAATGGCTCTCTGATTGATTCAGAAGCCATTGCTTTTAAATATTTATAGTCCTTTTTCTACTGTATCACGAGCAATCATAACTTCCTCATTGGTTGGAATGACCATAACTTTTACCGGGGAATGAGGGTAGTTAACGAATGCTTCTTTACCGCGAATCTGATTTAGAGATGGGTCCCAATACACTCCCATAAACTCTAGACCTTTTAATACGCGCTCCCGCATGGTATAACTGTTTTCACCTACGCCGGCAGTGAAAATGATTCCATCAATTCCATGCATACGTGCGGCATAGGAACCAATATACTTGTGGATGCGTGCAGCAAATACTTCAAGAGCCAGCTCCGCACGCTCATCTCCTTCACTTGCTCGGATCTCAATGTCCCGAAGGTCACTTGAAAAACCGGAAAGGGCTAGCATACCACTCTCTTTATTTAATACATTCATAACTTCATTCGCTGTCTTTCCTGTCTTCTCCATAATAAAAGGTATGAGGGCTGGGTCAATATTTCCGGAACGAGTCCCCATTGTTACACCAGCAAGTGGTGTAAAGCCCATGGAAGTATCAATCGATTTCCCGCCTTCGATTGCAGCGATACTTGCTCCATTGCCTAAGTGGCATGATAACAGTCGCAGCTGTTCTACAGGGCGTCCCATCATCTCTGACGCACGCTCTGATACATATTTATGAGATGTACCGTGAAAGCCGTATTTACGAATGCCATAGTCCTCATAATATTCATAAGGAAGGCTGTAAAGATAGGATTGTTCCGGCATGGACTGGTGGAAGGCTGTATCAAATACTGCAACGTGAGGGACTTCCGGAAGAACCTCGCGGAATGCGCGAATTCCAGTCAGGTTTGCCGGATTATGCAACGGGGCAAGATCTGACACTTCCTCAATTTCCTGAATGACCTGGTCTGTTATTAACACAGATTCACTAAAACGTTCTCCTCCGTGAACTACACGGTGGCCCACGCCATTAATTTCATCTAAAGAATCGATTACGCCATTAGATGTTAATTTATCAAGAAGAATTTTGACCGCTTCTCCGTGATCTGGAATATCAGTAACTGTCTTATCTTTTTCATCATTCACTTCAATTGTAAATACCGCATCCTCAAGTCCGATACGCTCTACTAACCCTTTAGTAATTACAGTTTCTTCAGGCATGTCAATCAATTGAAATTTTAGTGATGAACTGCCTGCATTTATAGCAAGAATTTTATTACTCAACGTTGCTCATCCCCTTACAATTAGGTTCGTATGTTTCTACCACTACCATTTAACCACCCGTTCTCCTCATTTTCAAGGTAGAAAGAATATGATAACGTTTACTTCTTATATTCGTTATTTTCTCACAATTGTGCCGTTTTATATTCATCAAACCATTGATTCATTTGACCGAGTATGTCGCCCATAGCGTTTGGATTTTTAAAGGATGGAAGCTTTACAAGCAGCGCCTGCTTCGGCGGCTTAGTTTCCGGACCTTTCTTCTGAAGGATCAGAATACTTTTACCATGCTTTTCATTTTTGAATAGCGAATCAGATAGCTGAAGCATTCCGACTATATGAGCATTTTCCCTTAAAAAGGTGTTCAGTTCCCGCGACTGGTCACTTTCAAATAAAAAGTTTGGGACGATAAACATTAAATAACCGCCCTCTTTCGTGTAGTTCAACCCTTGTTCAATGAACAAGTGATGCGCATAGGAATGCCCCTCTTCAGCTTTTAGCTGATAACGGGAAGCCTGTACATCGTCTGGATAATAACCTACCGGAAGATCAGCCAGAACAAAATCGACGGGCTCCATCAGGAAAGGTTGCAAACTATCCTGGTGGAAGAACTCAATATTGTTCTTTTGTAAGTTGGCATTGGTTACGGCTAACTGTATGAGCGTAGGATCCACCTCACTTGCATATGCTGTTAATGGCATTTCAAGCTGGTTCATTACAGAAGTAATTAAATTTCCTGAACCTGAGGCAGGATCAAAAAGCTTCAGGTTTTCTTCGTTATCAATGAGTTTAGAAGCCAAATAGCCCATAAACATCGCGACAGAATCAGGAGTGATTAAATGCTGCTGCTGTGTTGCTCCTTTCATACCTTTTAAGATAGCAAGCTGTACGGCTTTTCGAATTTCTTCTTTTTCAAAATTATCCTTATTGATCTTCGTAAGCTCATTGGTAAGCTTCGTTTGAAGTTCTTTGCTCATATCCTTAAAAGGCTGTCCATTGAACAAAATATCTAAGGTTTCAGCAATGGCTTCCAAATAAGTAATATTCATATCTTTAGAAATGGTATCAGCTGTTTCATCTACCCACTGAAATAGTTTTTCTACTTGTTCTTGCTTCATCTTCATTCTCCTTTTCAGCCTGCCTGGTCAACACAAGAAATTGACGCATTTACTTGAAACAGTAATGCGCCAGCTTGTTTGTGTTTGCGCTGTTCCGAATTAAAGTCTACCCCCACCATATCGAATAATGGAGCGGGTTTCAACAATACGCTACTTTACCGATTAGTTTGAAAATTGTGTGCGGGAAGAGCATTATAATGATAAAATGACGATAAAGAATACATAAGGAGGAAGTTTTATGGCTGAACAACGTAGAAACCTATACTTTTATTATCACCCGAACCAGGAGCTGGATGAGAAACTTAAACCACTCTATCAATTAGCAAGAGATAAAGACTTTTCCATCGTGGAAGACTCCAAAAATGCAAATATTATTGTAGCTGTCGGTGGCGATGGGACATTTTTACAGGCTGTGCGAAATACTGGATTCAGACAAGATTGCCTCTATGTTGGAATACGAAGTCAAAATGAAGCAGGCCTTTATTGCGACTTTAGTATAGACAATCATGATGAAATGGTCGAAGCAATGGAAAATGCCGAAGTGGAAGTTCGTAGATTTCCAATTATTGAAGCAACTGTCAATAATGAATCCACCTTCTATTGTTTAAATGAATGCAGTGTGCGGTCCACTTTAATTAAATCCATTGATGTAGATGTCTATATTGATGACCTTCTCTTCGAAACATTCAGGGGAGATGGGCTTATCGTAGCCACTCCTACTGGCAGTACCGGTTATAATAAGTCCACAAAAGGCGCTGTAGTAGATCCCAAGTTACCATGTTTCCAGGTTAGTGAACTAGCTTCCTTAAACAACAATCGCTTTAGAACTCTGGGCTCTTCTTTTATTTTAAGCGGTGAGCGCACATTAAAACTGCATGTTAGACAGGATGGAAATGACTATCCGATTATCGGCATGGATAATGAGGCTTTTTCAATTCGTAATATCTATGATGTTACGGTTCGCCTAAGTGATCAGGTGGTAAAAACCGTCAAGTTGAAAAACAATTCTTACTGGGACCGTGTC
The Halobacillus halophilus DSM 2266 DNA segment above includes these coding regions:
- the ald gene encoding alanine dehydrogenase, which encodes MKIGVPREIKNNENRVAMTPAGVVTLTNAGHEVFVETNAGTGSSFTDAQYKEAGASIVLSAKEAWSQQMVMKVKEPLPEEYEYFFDGLILFTYLHLAPEPELTKALVKKNVIAIAYETVQAPNGSLPLLTPMSEVAGRMASQIGAQFLESSHGGKGILLGGIPGVRRGRVTVIGGGVVGTNAAKIAMGLGADVTIIDLNPERLRQLDDIFGSDINTLMSNPLNLQESLAESDLVIGAVLIPGAKAPKLVTEDMVKSMKEGSVIVDVAIDQGGIFETTDRITTHDNPTYERHGVLHYAVANMPGAVPRTSTIGLTNVTVPYALQLANKGYKKACQENESLFKGINTLEGYVTYRAVAEAQGLEYADAKDLIHQ
- a CDS encoding acetate kinase, with amino-acid sequence MSNKILAINAGSSSLKFQLIDMPEETVITKGLVERIGLEDAVFTIEVNDEKDKTVTDIPDHGEAVKILLDKLTSNGVIDSLDEINGVGHRVVHGGERFSESVLITDQVIQEIEEVSDLAPLHNPANLTGIRAFREVLPEVPHVAVFDTAFHQSMPEQSYLYSLPYEYYEDYGIRKYGFHGTSHKYVSERASEMMGRPVEQLRLLSCHLGNGASIAAIEGGKSIDTSMGFTPLAGVTMGTRSGNIDPALIPFIMEKTGKTANEVMNVLNKESGMLALSGFSSDLRDIEIRASEGDERAELALEVFAARIHKYIGSYAARMHGIDGIIFTAGVGENSYTMRERVLKGLEFMGVYWDPSLNQIRGKEAFVNYPHSPVKVMVIPTNEEVMIARDTVEKGL
- a CDS encoding purine-cytosine permease family protein, producing the protein MKAAASRKELIETIGLEAVPKKRQNTSWYRFAFIQIAVAANAGNFLVPALAVLEGGLSFWNGVLTTCIGAILGFLFVSYLSLPGARLGIPAQYAIRTILGVQGARFLSSPIRSITSLYWFSVQTIGGTYVIQQLFIRMTGQEVPFLLFSIPLSILMVILAIIGFDAVKKATTYFLPLLLLGEFTIIYIYFTTNHGDTAWFTFQLEPMQGSLTTMFFYASLAFVQYVSGVSASADMTRYAKTPAHGFWGLLIGNGIGFFITALIGCASAYLFHDINPYVSSSGQTDSPVIIGIITLTAVVSMISINISNAYTGGYSLLNTFSRLTRVQSAVMFGFLGVLLSGFPSLVNEAESYISLLGGLIIPISAVISGDYLIVKRLHLDKKAIEQLTKTSSINPYALIFIILGSLMYFSFPDNWSPGFITFTVLMVTYPWFMKHKTWS
- a CDS encoding EcsC family protein, coding for MTYERVAKDVDSWLEQYRGYQPNDFEMIYDDWINQSFYNLDPDVKEKFFSKLDAWFFHTHAFLQGTSFQNEARQRILSVGRVFSEEIENITDMKRMLSVDQLSYIAQQQIARGRLYSFAQGGLTGTGGWLLLGLDYPLMMVMNIRAVQLIGLTFGHEMNHPYEMMISLKVFHAATLPKRLQVHAWDELMDEVNRNEHPYVFEGNDQLTNESWLEQPIKQCFKSMFIVMFRKKIFQGLPFISIAIGAYSNYHLTRQVTDFAMKFYQYRYLLDHKGEERDGSRRS
- a CDS encoding universal stress protein encodes the protein MAFEYKDIVVAVDGSETAEGAFKKAIDIANRNDAKLVLAHVVDTRAFATVEAYDRSLAIRAEKYATDLLNDYKSKAEKAGLTNVEIVVEYGSPKIKIAKDVAPKHNADLIICGATGLNAMERFFIGSVSEHITRYATCDVLVVRPEKPVVEE
- a CDS encoding MogA/MoaB family molybdenum cofactor biosynthesis protein: MAVEDHKREAPSSVRCMVLTISDTRNIDTDKSGKIIIEKLTEKSQHRVNEYKIVKDDQKRIAEAVKLGLTDPDIDVVLLNGGTGIAERDVTIEAVQALITKEIPGFGELFRMLSYNEDIGSAALLSRATAGVSEKTAIFSMPGSSGAVKLAMDRLILPEISHVVREINKEE
- a CDS encoding SDR family oxidoreductase, which translates into the protein MRHAIITAGSKGLGRKVTEQFIKKDISVTVTYLNDKKSAMTLYEEFPEKKDKIHIMKADVTELQDLQTLIQETIQRFGRIDYLINNAGPYIFERKKLMDYSTEEWNSMVKGNLDAVFHLMKLTVPYMRAQCFGRIINYGFQGAGSASGWIYRSAFAAAKVGLVSLTKTVAYEEAEYGITSNMVCPGNIVGEWKESTIENGRKTKDGCTPIGRPGTGEDIARTIEFLCHEDSDMITGAIYEVTGGVDVIHRYR
- a CDS encoding class I SAM-dependent methyltransferase, yielding MKQEQVEKLFQWVDETADTISKDMNITYLEAIAETLDILFNGQPFKDMSKELQTKLTNELTKINKDNFEKEEIRKAVQLAILKGMKGATQQQHLITPDSVAMFMGYLASKLIDNEENLKLFDPASGSGNLITSVMNQLEMPLTAYASEVDPTLIQLAVTNANLQKNNIEFFHQDSLQPFLMEPVDFVLADLPVGYYPDDVQASRYQLKAEEGHSYAHHLFIEQGLNYTKEGGYLMFIVPNFLFESDQSRELNTFLRENAHIVGMLQLSDSLFKNEKHGKSILILQKKGPETKPPKQALLVKLPSFKNPNAMGDILGQMNQWFDEYKTAQL
- a CDS encoding NAD kinase, producing the protein MAEQRRNLYFYYHPNQELDEKLKPLYQLARDKDFSIVEDSKNANIIVAVGGDGTFLQAVRNTGFRQDCLYVGIRSQNEAGLYCDFSIDNHDEMVEAMENAEVEVRRFPIIEATVNNESTFYCLNECSVRSTLIKSIDVDVYIDDLLFETFRGDGLIVATPTGSTGYNKSTKGAVVDPKLPCFQVSELASLNNNRFRTLGSSFILSGERTLKLHVRQDGNDYPIIGMDNEAFSIRNIYDVTVRLSDQVVKTVKLKNNSYWDRVKRTFL